In the genome of Chloroflexota bacterium, the window GAAGGTGCGGAATTGGGCCTTGGGTCGGGCATTTCTAAAGGGCGTGAACGCCGCCGTGGTGGCGCTCATCGTCGCCGTCGCCATCGGCCTGGCGCGCTCGGCGGTCCCGGACATCGCAGCCGCGGCCATCGCTGCGGCCAGCCTGGCCCTGCTCCTGCGGTATCGGGCCGAGACCTGGTGGTTGGTCGCGGGCGGCGCGGCAGTGGGCTTGCTCCGACTCCTGCTGTTCGGGTAAAGTCGCAGACAACGAGCGACGCGCCTGACTACTGTGGTGCGTCGCTCGTTTCTCTTACGCCGCGGGTTCGGCGTCGGCCTTCGCCTGTCGCTTCGCCCGCTTGATGTGCGTGTACACGTACCACGCCACCAGCCCCACCAGCACGATGAGGATGGGGATGTCAAACGGGCGCATGGCCTCACGCACCTGCACCCAGTGCTCGCCGAACACGTAGCCCAGGTAGGCCAGCACGCCCGACCAGAGGAACGAACCGACGAACGCCAGGATGGTGAACTTGGCGAAGTTCATGCGCGCCATCCCCAGCGGCAGCGAGATGAACGTCCGCACCACAGGCAGCAACCGCGAGAAGAAGGCCGTCGCCTCACCGTACTTGGCGAACCAGCGGTCTGCCACTTCCATGTCGTGGCGCGAGATGAGGACGTACTTGCCGTACCTCTCCAGCAAGGGCCGCCCGCCCAGCGCGCCAATCCAGTAGGTGATGATGGAGCCGATGGTGCAGCCCAGCCCACCGTAGAACGCGGCCCACAACACATGCCACGCCGAAAGCCCCTTTGCCTGCACCAGCATCCAGCCCGACAGGGGCATGGTTACCTCGCTGGGCAGGGGGATGCAGGCGCTTTCAATCGCCATCGCCGCGACCACGCCGGGCCAGCCGATGGTGTTGAACAGATTGTACAGAAAGTCCACGATTTGCTGCTCAATCGCGTGCATGGGTTTCAGGTCTCCTTGTCGGGATGTAAACTCGGCGCGCTACTTGGGCATGGCCTTCAGGCGCTCATAGGCCGGCCGCACCCTGGGCACGGGCCACGACGGGTAGGTGATGGCCCACCAGTACTGCTCGTCGTTCTCCGTCCAGTCGGGGTTGGCGATGTAGATGAGGCTCATCAGGCCAATCCACGGCTGCCAGTGTTCCTTGGCCCACTGATACGCGCGCACCAGGTAATCGGCCTGTTCCTCTTCGGACACCGCGTGCCAGCGGTACGGGGAATCGGGGCGGGTGTCCGTCGTCCATCCGAATTCCAGCACCACCACCTGTTTGTCGGCGTCGCCGGCCTCCACCATGATCTTGCGCAGGTCTTCCACGTGGCGGAAGCAGTAGATGCGCTTCATGGATTCGGGCGATGGGTCGTTGTTGGTGAGCACGGGGTCGCGGGCCACGTCGGCCGGATCGGCTTCGGGCGGGGCCTTGTATCCGGCGCCGTGCACGCCCAGGAAGTCAAAGTAGGGCTTCGCCCCGGCGGCGTACATGCCGCGGATGAA includes:
- a CDS encoding DedA family protein, whose protein sequence is MHAIEQQIVDFLYNLFNTIGWPGVVAAMAIESACIPLPSEVTMPLSGWMLVQAKGLSAWHVLWAAFYGGLGCTIGSIITYWIGALGGRPLLERYGKYVLISRHDMEVADRWFAKYGEATAFFSRLLPVVRTFISLPLGMARMNFAKFTILAFVGSFLWSGVLAYLGYVFGEHWVQVREAMRPFDIPILIVLVGLVAWYVYTHIKRAKRQAKADAEPAA